The Brachionichthys hirsutus isolate HB-005 chromosome 17, CSIRO-AGI_Bhir_v1, whole genome shotgun sequence genome segment gGCTTGGACGACGGTCGCTGGGGATCTAACAGCTACCCTTTGGGCCTGACAGAGCCTCTGGATCAGGAAACGCTTGTCGCGACCATCCTGGGAAACAACAAGACACCTTGATGCTACTGTAGacaaatgatgatgaaaaaCGGACACAGGTTTAAAAAGACAGCGTAAACCCACCATGGCTAGCTGTTCCCTTAGCTGGTTTATAACCCTCTTGTGAGCTCCGGCTAAAGCGATCACATAAAACATGGCCAAACTGCaagggagagaggaaaaacCACTTTACCAACAATTCGTGTTTCGGTTTTGCACTGATCATGAATGCTGCAGCAACAGATGGAAACACACCATGTGACAACAAAGAAGGAGACGGCAAAGGCTTCCGATGAGAGACCGTAGATGAGCGTCTGGACTCCATGGGGAAGCTGGGACACTGTAGATGGCAGCACTTCCCAGGAGGTGTTGTAGTTGACGAACGGCCCGCAGGCCTGGGAGCAGTTGATTCTGCGTTGCAATGGTCACAATCAGGAGTCAGCGAAGACAACGCTTTTAGAAGTCGGCGTGGATCAAGCGGCGCATCACTCACTGCGCTACGCTAACGGTGACGGGCACACAGGCCAAGGCCAGGCCGATGAGCAGCACACCCAGGAAGAAGAAGTTGGAGCTGGAGGCTCGGAAAGGGCGCGTGGCTGGACGGCAGTTATTTATCAGAGAGACCTAAAGACAAGCAGGATGTTGGAAACCCTACCTCTGATTTTCACCCGTGTCAaagaaacaattaaaaaaaaaatcacctttttGATATAGAAGAGGAAGAAATATTTTATAGTGCAGATGGCAGGCAGAAGTGGGCAGTAGAAGGCGCCAATCCAGCAGATCGTCTGGCCGTAGACGATCTCCAGCACGTTCTGAGGGATGGCGAACTCCTGCTGGCCCCACCACTTAGCCAGGCCGCAGTCGCAGTGGTTCACTATCAGCCTGAGAGGAACGGGGCGACACGAGGACACTGAGATCAAAGGACGAGGAAGAGTTGCAGCTTGTATTCTCCCTTCTCTGTAAATGGGGTGTTCAAGATCTCCCAGTGTCAATCGAGAACATCCTCATCCTTGTGAAAGTAGACTTTATAAAGAACATTCTGTTCATACAAGGTCGCAATGCTAAAGAAAAGGCTGACTGTTATAACGACTTCATTTATCACATTGAGACCGAATACATGGCGTTTGTTTTCTCCtcaaaaaaacagagaaagttTTTAAGaatctttgatgttttttctttatgaATATTTGTACTCACTTTCTGGGAAACTCTACAAAGATAGTAACcgcgacgatgatgatgaagtcgAAGATGGTGAGCTTGTACATCTCCTGGCCCACACGGGACTCCCAGCACTGTGGACAGAGAGTAGAGAGGCAGACAGCTGTGAACATGGGTGGATGTTATCTTGATATCTCTCGGGTAGGGCTGCTCGATTCTGGGgaaaattgattgattgatttcaaattgaaatgtttaattccCTCGTGAAAttcctctgcagcctctctctcctcttttgaCAAGTTTCTCATGTCCAAATTGCCATTTGCTCTTTGTTGCACTGgtctgcagtgacatcacttaCGGAGTAAAGCACGTGGTTGTAGCCACAGATGCAGGGCTCCTCGTCGCACCTCGTGATCTGagaccagagagagaagagcagaaCCCCGATACTGGTCAACCGCATGAAGACACACCTGCGAAGGAAGGAGGGAACAGGAGAATGAAGCGAGAGAAGCTAAGCGAGGCAGCCATTAGTGCATTTAGTGTTGTAGGTGGTTAGCACCTGTTCCacaactatccatccatcctcctgtAAACGACACGACTGCAGTCATAAAACACTTCCTGATGTTGACTGCCACCAAGTGTCCATGAAAAGTATCGATAGtcctgcattattattatttttgtcactGAAATCGCTTCCTGAATGAGttcctctgtttatttattaattattggGTTacttcatatttattatttctaaaTTCATCCATATTTCTCATGTAAATACAGTATTCATGCATATGTATGAATAAAGCAGCGTAGTCATTACGTGCgcgtttgtgtatttgtattctATTCGCATAATCAGAGATTGAACAATTTATATACTTATAAGTtataacatccatccatccaagccgcttatccggggccggtaTTGTATAAATACAATGTATATATGATATATACTGTAATAATGTTCTCATATAGAAAAAGACAGCTGATTAAAatcattaaacaaacattttcaagCAAAGAATAGTATTTTTGATGGTTATAAATATGTAAGTAATGAACGAAACAACGACTTACGGGGAAGGGGCGGGGTTAAATAAGTTTGTACTAATATTTTAGCATGTGTAATATCTAACACATGTAATATGCTGTGTCATATCCTGTATATATTTGAACATTTCACTCATTCACGTTACGATTGCCCTTTAAAGGATGGCGGACGAGCGATTGTACCTCATCAGAGTGAAGCGGATCTCAAATGCCGGTGAGTAGTCCTCAAAACTGATGATGACGGAGAAGAGGATGGGGGTGATGAAGTTGGCCATGGTGATAACAATGGAGGGCAGGTACTCATAGATGAGATCCAAAATGAAATTCCCCTGCAAACAAGGACAAAGTGTGACTGATTGATTTTCTTCCCTGCCCTGGACGCCTGCTGGCATTTTTCGGTTTGAAATCTGGTAACCTGGACGATAATTTAAGACCATCATATGACATCAGCATCGATTCCTCACCTTTGTGTAATTAATCTGTGCCTCCTGGGAGAAGGTGGTGGCGACATAAATGCCGTAAAAGCAGCCGGCCAGGACACCGATGACAAAGAGGTTGAGGATGAAGCGGATGAGATAAATCCGACATTTCTCTTTACGGGAGCGATCCGCAATCTTCTGTTtgatcctctcctcctctaaaTCAGTCTGGGGGTATGAGAACATTGAATTTTAGATGGATCCATagattaaacaaacattcacaaaTGTAAATCACTCTGGCTGAGAGACAAACAACTAACCCTGAGCTCGTAGAGCAAACTGCTTCTCTTCAGCTTCAAGGCGTTCTCATCGGTGATGCAGAAGTCCCAGCCGGCAAAAATCTTGTTGCAAAAGCTCTGAAAGCGGTCCTCGTCCTGAACCAAGTTGCGTTTGAATCCTGTGGCAGACCtaaggagaaaaagaaatgagaaaccgatgcatcaaataaatgtgtttcccTATTTGGTACCTTTTAACAATCCAGATCAGGCTGAGCAGCAGGTAGGCTATCGTGAACAGCAGATAGGCCAGCGGCAAGTTGTAGGTGATCTTTGGGAAGTGGATTTTATCCACCTGGTAGTAGCCATAGAAGAGATATGTCTGCTCCAGAAAGCCCTGCAGATGGAGCACAAGAGGACAGCGAGGAAACCAAATGCAAACATCCTTCCTTCCAGAGATCATTGGATGAGAAATGCAGGGACTTACTCCACCCGACAGCAGATCTGCAATATGCTTGTGAAACATGACCAGACCACGACGAGCGCTACTCTGGTACACGCTGCACCTacctcctgggggggggagggggggggtcaggtcaaTATATGTTCAACTTGCCACTGTGAGTGGGAATAAATGAGCGTCTTCTCTTCTCACCTTCGTTCTGGTGGTAGGTGATATTCGACGATGAGTGGGAAGCAACTACGATGGGTAACAAGACGAAGCTGAACATGAGCAGGAAGATGATCAAGTTGAGCATGACCAGGAATCGCAGGAAAGAGAAGTACGAGAGGATTCCTGTGCCAAATATCCCTATTGGAGAAAAGGGAATTACATTCGGAATAATCCGTGAACTTGCTGTTAGAAGAAGAGTTGAGTTACTCGTGTCAGAAacatgaggttttttttttttgttatctctCACCCTCTATCAGGTGAATGTCTCCCCTCCAGAGCTTCATGGAGCTGAGCCATTCGTGCCCTTCATCCTTCAGCTTCCTCAGATACCTGCGGGTGTTTTGCCTCAGCTGGACCAAACTGCTGAGCTCCCGAGCCTCTTCCAAACGCTGCGCGCTAACAAGCCAAACGCATAGAAATTAATCGCATCAGTTTAACGTCTTCTAAAGGAGCTGATGGAGATCGATAGAATAATGCCTTTCCTACTTGTATCTGCGTTTATCGGCCATGGGCACGGCCAGCTCTCGGATGGGTCTCTGCTCCGTCTGActcctctgtttctcctccgATCGGCTGAAGGTGCTCGTAACCCATTTCCCACTGCTTGATGAGGCGCTCCTTTTTTTGGTGCCACCAATTGGGGACTTCCTACGATACAGCAGGGACTGGTAGCTCGGGAGCTGGTCCAACAGAGGGTTACTGGTGACTCGTCCACTATTATCAGTGTAGAAGActtgaaaagaaatgaaagtaATCAATAATCCGTGGCTAAATACAGTTCTATGAGTCAGGAAACAAAAGGCAAAAGCTCAATCTAATATTTATAGCATGTTAATTAGACTGTAATTACATAATTATAAAACAggtttttttaatttcagccACAATTATTCACCCTAAAGAGCAATAAATAAAGTTCCATGACATCAGAGGACGTATTTTCTTGCCATAAAATGaattataaatacaaacacatgcGATTTTCAGTGACTGCAAGTAGACTTTCACTTTATTTTTACAGACTTCCCGGTTTCTTTGATCCTGATCAAGAATGTAAAATACCAAAGAGATTAAAGTGACTGAAATAACTCTTTCATTTATTCTGCTTCAACACATTATTATCCAgcagatgttgttgttgttgttgttagcttcACGTTAGCTACTATTTGAAGTTTGAGGCTAGCGTTGCTAGCTGTTTGGCTAATGATAAAGAAAGTTTCATTAAACTGACTCATTGGACAATTAGCAGAAGCATAACCGAAGCGCGCAGAATTTACCTGAGTCGAGCTCCATCGGTTCGTTCTTGTGAGAAACCGCTTTATATTCCGGAATATTTGTGTTAGCTAACAACTAGCATAGCTCCGCCAACAACTCTCCGTCGTCAGGAAACAGTTTTCGAAGATCCACTTCCTGAATGTGGATTCGATCCCAAGACACGCCCTGACCCaatgctgtatttatttatccatttattatatatgataaataaataaataactaaatagatatatactaaataaataactatataaataaatacataaataactaTAGAAAatatataactatatatatacagatgatgatagatagatagatagatagatagatagatagatagatagatagatagatagatagatagatagatagatagatagatagattgttcctcagtatctcggttgattagtgaccgatgtttatggaattagaCAGTCATGTAAGGTGAGCatttctatctcaccaccgactttcatctggatctgctccagaatggagtcagtaaaaaatatttaattaaaaagtattattagtttatttactagaacaatttagaaccttttggtgatgatccagatcaacatgtggatggtgtaaatctaattataggGGGGGTGATCTGCTTGGCGTAGGTCtgtgcgctctgagtgcttttctagttatatatAAAACACGAGATGAAAATGTCCGCAACAACTCACGATCAAATCACATTGCCACAAGTCAACGTGTAGCAGCTACAACATGAACTGCTGCACATCCAGCTGCAGGATgcagatttcattttaaagctgCATCAGCTGTCGCCACATTGCGAGCTGTGCACAATGATTTACAGCCCATTAAAGATGCAGGCAGTGGACTTTTACCCTCCAACCTGACGGCCCTGCCTTCTATCTCACTGTGGCTGGTGCTCTGCCTGATTCACAGGTTACTCCTCCTTCTGCATGTCCACAGCATATTGTCTGGATGATTTGCTTCCGTGTGTTCCCGGGACATTGGAACACGTCAGCAGGTACAGTTTTGTTAGGATTTGTCATTATCTGAACTTTACAGTAACTTTATTCCCATTAAGCTTCTACTGATGATGGGATTGTTTTCTGTGAATATCCTTCAGAGGCTGTCTGAGACAACGTTAGGTCTGTATTGGAACCTAATCCCACTGCATGAATTAATGATGaacagatgaggatgaggagggtggtTAAATTACACATACTTCCCTCTTTATAATGTCGCTGTCACTCTGAACCCAGAGTGGCCTCAATATTTGATGCGGATTGTTTATGATGTATTAAATTGGACTTAACTGGAGCCTGAGTACGACATGTGTTGATACTCTCATCTGAGTCCTTATTGTAGTTATCTGCATTTTTTTCAGAAACGACACACCGAGCAGCGACTGTGACCGGAGGTGCTGAAGGGATTTTGGTTTTCAGAGGATGAACGGATCAGTTTGAAGGATCTCATGACAAACTACAGCGACAGAGGATTCTTCAACCATGCCTACCATGACAGCGAGACCCTGGAAATTGATAGAAGGTTAGTGCTGCTATGATAAGATGAAATGTGCTGCACCAGtgcacatctttaaaaaaaaatatcaccttcttattttaatttttcaaAGAATGGGCTTGAGTgagtcgtgtgtgtgcgtgtgcgtgcctgtgtgtgtgtgtgtgtgtgtgtgtgagtgtgtactCTGAGCCTGAGGTCATTAATTTTAGTCGGGAAAAAATGAACAGGATGTCCTCAAGGTGTGTTTATATGGTGTTTGTTATTCCAGGCAGGATTCAACATTTATTATTCAGTTACGGCTAAAAAGTTTCTAAAAGCACGACAAACAATTATATTAACCAGTTGCAGTCCTAAATTCACTAATCCTGAACATCATATCTACGGTCTCTTTGATGATGCCGTGATGTTAAGGGTTCTTAACCTCAGTGATAAGCAACTTATTTTCCATTTGTAAATCTTTGTGGCTCTCGGCCCTCAAGGAAAACCCACCACACTAACCCCTACCCCAGGGAAGACCCACCCCGGCAGGGTGGGGGCGCGTACACACATTATCCATCAGCTGGTCAGGTCAGCTGGACCgggagcgagagcgagagcaTCCCCATGGGCTTCATCTCATCCGGTCCTGGGAGCCCATCATGGCAGCATGAGCTCAGTGAGTGGACGAAGACCAAACTTCAACTCGTTGATTGGAATAGATTTTGACATAAATGCTGTTTATTACGATGAGAGAGCAGTCGTGACTGTTTGTCACTCGTTTGTCTGGGCTCTAGAGTTCCTTACATGCCTCTTCGTGTTGCTAGGTGACACTGTTGTCGCTCCTTGATCCCCTTTCAGATCACAGCCCGTTCCAAATTCCACCTGAATCCGACTACGATCGACCCATTCCACTTCCTTCTTCAGCATCAGGTAATGGTTAAAATTCCTTTGTAATATTCTCATGCAGATAGTGGATTCCATTCACTGTTGCTATGCTaccactaaacacacacacacacacacacacacacacacacacacaagcactaaACACAGCTGCTAAGTccagaacaaaataaatgtgatggTAAAGGTGTGTTATTGCTGCTGCATTTATGGTTGTCAGGTTTTACTGCCGCTGTGTCCAACGTGACTCATCGCAGCAAAATAATTGCGTAATTGCTGCCCATTTGCTCCAAACAGCAATGACACattattgttttcttgtttcttcttcCAGCCAACATGAGATGGAAGGGAGTCCCAAATAGAAGGATGAGCGTGTTTCCGGACGCTGATCCCGCCCATCTAGCGTTCACAGAGGACGCCATGAGGGCCGAGATGGAGGACGGTAAGaggccttgggggggggggggtataatagAGAGTGCTCACTGTCATCTTGTGTGTGGCAGAGGAACGGAACCGGGTTAAGGAACTTCTGGCCATGTCGACACAGGACCGGATTCGGGCCATCCGAGACCTTCCGATGAGCTTTGAAGAGAAGAAGCACATCAGGTGGGTTCTGACTGCTGAACAGAGACCCTGCACCCCCCTTGTCTCGTCAGCCTCTGAGCTAACCGTCACACCTTGCTGAGACCTGGTAGACTTTCCCATTCATCAGAGTTTAACACGTACGATGTCCTAAATGCTTCCGCACAGGAGTCAAGTCCTGGCGCTGAAGTCGGCTAAGCAATCTCGCCAGTTCACGTGCTTCGCCGATTGCTCAGAGGATGCCTCGCTGGTGAGGGCATCATCCATCCTACAACGATGCGCCGCCCGTCTCCTCATGCATAACTGAAACGGCGTGCGCATGCTGCTCCCTTGCAGTCGCTCCGCAGGTGCGGCTACACCCTCCGGTCAGCCAGGCAGTCGGTGGCGCTGTGGCAGGGCATCATGAAGGAGATCGGCGGCAAGTTCGGCACCAGCGTCCTCACCTATTTCCTATTCCTCAAGTGGCTGCTGATGTTCAACGTTTTCTCCTTCCTCATCAACTTTGGCTTCATCACCGTCCCCCTGCTTGTTTACGACCTCTCGCCCAACGTCCCTGTGGGCGTGAGCTTCAGGGGGCTGGAGATACTGACCGGAGCTGTAAGTGGAGGCCTACCGCCAGCTCCTTCTATAGCCACCTGTCAGCCCTTATGTGAACattggcgcagtgggtagcgctgctgcctcgcagcaagaggagctgaacctgtgacctttctGTCAGTGTCTGCactgttcttcccgtgtctgcgctgAAGACGCCGCCAAAATCAtgaaatttaggtgaattggtttcACGACAGTATCTGTAGGCGTGAGTGTGAAATATTTTCTGCTGATGTgcagccctgtgatgaactggcggcttgtccagggtgtaactcGCCTCTCgcccagctgggataggctccagtggacccgtgacccacaaagcggaataacagctgtagatgagatggctggatggatggaagagtTAATGTAGATAGCAGCTTAGTTATAAACACTTTATAAAGTATATGCAGTCGCAAACAGGATCATCACCAACGGCTATACAGTAACTATACTCGGGTTTCTCCCTCCAGGGTTACTTCAACTACACGGTCATGTATTATGGCGGCTACAGCAATGAAACCCTGACGGCGGCCCTGGCGGACTACAACATGCAGCTGGCCTATTTCTTCACCATCACGCTCTACATGGTGCTGTGTGGCGCAGCGCTCGTCTTCAGGTCAGCTGCTGATTCGTCTTCGTGACACAATCCCTCGTATCCTTTCATCAGAATCGTTTCTCTATCCTCACGCAGCACAGCGAACTCTTTCAAGGAAAACTTCGTCCTCGCAGATCCGGTTTCCAACAGCGCGTGGCAGCTCCTGTGCAGCTGGGACTTCAACCTGACCAACGAGAGAGCAGTGAGGCAGCGCAAGAACAACCTGCGAGTCCAACTGAAGGTGAGCGCCGTCACGTCGGAGACACACCTTTGAGTCAGGGAAGAGACGAACGTTTCTGTTAAACCCTCGACACGGTACGGACTACGGAGCCGCTGCAAAGCTCCAAGCTTCAGGAAATAAGCCCCGGATGCAAATCACACGTCCAcgtgttccgtttggagacaCAGCACACGTCTCGTCTCGCCACCTTCCCAGGAGTCTTTGTCAGAGAAGGCCGAGCGGGCGCGGCTGACCCTTGCCGAAAAGATGACGCACTTCTGGGTTCATCTGGGTTCCTGGCTCCTCTCCACCAACTTAGCTGTCGGTTGCGGTGCCAGCATCTATTATCTCTGCATATACGAGCAGCAGGTACACGACTCCGTGTTGCACTTGTGCGGTCCCGTTTGTTTGCACGTTCAGGGGAAACTCTTTATTAGTGCGACACAAGCCTGACTTACAGCCCCGGGGTTCGACCGGCTCCATCTCACGGCCTCCTTCTGGTAACCTCACAGCAAACAACAGACGCTGCCCGCTGGTCTCTGCTCCAGGAGGCCAAGACCCTGCTGGTCCCCTTCGTGGTGTCTCTGGTCAATCTGGTCGTCCCGCTCTTCTACTCCCTCTTCAATAAGTTTGAGCTCTACTCCAGCCAGCGCAGGCAGATCTACGCTCTGGTGCTCAGGTTAGAGAGGAGGAAGCGTCTTCGGACACGAATTAGTGGCAGAAAACGCAGGTTTTTCCTGAAGAACTGGAGATTGAGTCGTGTTTTTCGTTTTGTGCTGAGCGAGGCCAACCTGCAGCTCGAACGCACAGATGCTAAGATGTTTGAATATTCCCTTAATAATCAGCAGCGACTCAAatctatttctttttaaacttaCAGAAACGTGTTACTCAGGATGTCCATTCTGGCTGTGCTGTGTTATCACTGGATGAACGTAGTAGCGGAGACGTTTTCGGTACGTTCCATCGGCATTAACCCTTCATTCTCATCACTGAGCTCATCACTAGGGTCCAGGCATCCAAAGCTCAAAGGTCACTCGTAGATTTGATGTTTTCTCCAGTGCTGGGAGTCCATGGTGGGACAGGCTTTGTATCGCCTGGTCATTtttgacttcctcttcctgatgTTGGGATCCTTCTTCGGCGAGTTCCTCAGCAAGTGAGTTCGTTTTCACAAATAGTTTGAGAAATGAGGAAACCTCACGTGACTCGTTATGTTATGTCTTTGCCACAGCGTGATTGGGACAAGATTATTACCACGTCACGGGGTTCCAGAGTTTGACGTAGCCAGAAACGTCCTTGACCTGATCTACGCACAGACTCTGGCCTGGTAAGAATAACTCGCCCGGATGATATCTACAGGATGCAACAAGCTGGATTAAATCCAACACTTCCCAGCGCTAAGAATGAACGAATGTTCCTTTATTTTCCCCCGGCAGGATCGGAATCTacttctctcctctgctgcctgccaTCCAGATTCTTAAATTCTTCATCCTATTTTACTTAAAGAAGGTACGTGCTGGGTTTGGACTGTTTAGAATGGATCGAGGAGGCACCGATTGAAAGGAGGCACGGCACCATGCTGCCGGAGGATCGTGTTACTCCGTGCCATTTGTGCAGCTggttaaatatttcattcacGCTCTTTTCATCACGTTGACAAGCTTACTTTATCTCGCATGACGTGAAATGCACGCTTTGATCCTGCTGGTAACCGGACCCAGACTGGATCTGGAGTTGATGAAGAGTTCTTTAGCGCGTTGAAGGACCTTTGATGCGTTGCGTTCAGGGCTGCATCTGAATGAGTGTTTGCTTTTAGAACCGTTCATCACTGTCTGCTTTGGTCACTCCCTCCCCAGGTCAGCCTGACCCAGAACTGTCAGCCTCCCCGGCGGTCCGGCCGAGCGGCTCAGATGCAAACCATCTTCAtcgccctcctcttcttccctttctttGCAGGAGCTCTGTCTGTGGTTGCATACACTGCCTGGAGGTACGAAGCATGACCAAAACTCTTCTGCAATCTGCAAAAAGGGTCTGCAGAGACTCTACTTTCCGCGCAGACTGAACACttttaatgtggacaaaactttgatggtcttattttataaatcttttatcgAGTCCATTTTAACCTTCTGTATAATTTCCTGGTATGGATATCtcacagtgcaaaacaaaaacagtttgtccaGCATTGTGAAGGTAGCGAGTAAAATCATTGGCTCACAGCAGCATTCCTTGGCTGAAATCTTTGACCGGCAGGTGTTGCGGAAGGCACGGTCAATTCTGTCCACCTCGGATCACcctctcttggaggagtttgctCTCCTACTCTCTGGGCGGAGGTACAAACTCCCCAGGATAAAGAGCAATAGATTTAAATTTTCGTTTGtcccaagtgcaataaatgttcttaacctgcactaaccttcacttgtctgcactgctcagcagcactttattcattagggcctccatcccagagataggacagatttatttatctttttttaaaggttgtttttattgttgttttactttacatgttccatgtcgtcctgtggcattgttgttgttgttgtgacctctgctgcaaagcaaatttccccttgtgggacaataaagctctgaacggaactgaactgaactgaactgaacggACACAACCTAGTTTTCACCATTCTGAAGTTTCACGCCGCATCAAAactatatacatttttatttacgcATGctgccctcc includes the following:
- the tmc5 gene encoding transmembrane channel-like protein 5 — its product is MTNYSDRGFFNHAYHDSETLEIDRRLVLKTHHTNPYPREDPPRQGGGAYTHYPSAGQVSWTGSESESIPMGFISSGPGSPSWQHELNHSPFQIPPESDYDRPIPLPSSASGNANMRWKGVPNRRMSVFPDADPAHLAFTEDAMRAEMEDEERNRVKELLAMSTQDRIRAIRDLPMSFEEKKHIRSQVLALKSAKQSRQFTCFADCSEDASLSLRRCGYTLRSARQSVALWQGIMKEIGGKFGTSVLTYFLFLKWLLMFNVFSFLINFGFITVPLLVYDLSPNVPVGVSFRGLEILTGAGYFNYTVMYYGGYSNETLTAALADYNMQLAYFFTITLYMVLCGAALVFSTANSFKENFVLADPVSNSAWQLLCSWDFNLTNERAVRQRKNNLRVQLKESLSEKAERARLTLAEKMTHFWVHLGSWLLSTNLAVGCGASIYYLCIYEQQQTTDAARWSLLQEAKTLLVPFVVSLVNLVVPLFYSLFNKFELYSSQRRQIYALVLRNVLLRMSILAVLCYHWMNVVAETFSCWESMVGQALYRLVIFDFLFLMLGSFFGEFLSNVIGTRLLPRHGVPEFDVARNVLDLIYAQTLAWIGIYFSPLLPAIQILKFFILFYLKKVSLTQNCQPPRRSGRAAQMQTIFIALLFFPFFAGALSVVAYTAWSLTPSERCGPFRGLNNTFSVVGVWMEGLEDAPGSQWAIWIYRNVIRSEVFYFFITLIIIIIINIFWQVTRGRKHLIGQLRQQIVNEGKDKSFLLDKLQNLQKSTGKPKQKNNTKPSNRHLSSRPSGSQSNSNALVQALIARQRLEDAERLGSGGLPGPDISTSGALVEQTSSSSALLQAMRARQEAQIQEWDGNNSTAGFPENPTDGLARAMQARQRAEEYGEGSLPSSVSGVMMQVRQGTQEPPQNPGSSALIQAMLARQEAQNEYDDGY